In the Tribolium castaneum strain GA2 chromosome 1, icTriCast1.1, whole genome shotgun sequence genome, one interval contains:
- the LOC103314489 gene encoding sodium-dependent neutral amino acid transporter B(0)AT2 isoform X1, with protein MDSEPKNKVVVGVPAKTLSSQGYAICFFPEQPPRKIVDVPAQENEEVFKKTEVKKVEAETIPLGNVKYIRLHWRNRITYVIGFMAFTLSLNNAYHFPMNIYRYGGNFFIPYTVVTIFVGYPLHVLQTSMGQYSQRGVLWMWECAPFCCGVGVAMVLACFLVALYHNIFAAYALVYFAHCFHLVLPWTYCSEVEDADAHACAPPSWYISQNINLSSQEYFYNVVVDTNDKSHYLWSLGSIKWWLVLSLAFSWVVCYIAVLRSVRSIGKICIFIIILSYFTLLTLIIVALQLKQFGKFSEVLSGVKGYVSWWNFEMWCVATIQVIVELGLCYGIPITYASFCHFRNNYQTDSLILCSMNYLHSLIFFFIFFSFMVRYSCDTKDFLRRLPENTIEMVYIMYSEAFANLPGSQIWCMIFFLMLFFMLIGTQIAFLEAIMTAIYDNFVYLSKARPCINFLVCGGLALLSVVFCFSNGLYQAVFVGSFPIWITVLPLSILFVVGILFVYGLNQYFRDMNLIQKDRNNLKLKFFLFALLAVLIFALFIVTIVRPVNTLSGDQNYDFTHVVIMWFVYAVFIGVIIVFAFLWTMHCRVARKQVFGSSVSWMRFYNERAEARGQFSYEYVPSYVWGWNSH; from the exons ttttttcccAGAGCAGCCTCCAAGG AAAATTGTCGATGTCCCCGCCCAAGAAAACGAggaagtgtttaaaaaaactgaagtaaaaaaagttgaaGCTGAAACTATCCCATTAGGAAAT gTCAAGTACATAAGACTTCACTGGAGGAACCGAATAACCTACGTGATCGGCTTCATGGCCTTCACTCTCTCCCTAAACAACGCCTACCACTTCCCTATGAACATTTACCG GTACGgcggtaatttttttatcccTTACACCGTTGTCACGATATTCGTTGGCTACCCTCTGCACGTGTTGCAAACTTCCATGGGCCAATACAGCCAACGTGGGGTGCTATGGATGTGGGAATGCGCCCCTTTTTGCTGTGGGGTCGGAGTGGCAATGGTCCTAGCCTGCTTCCTTGTGGCTTTGTACCACAACATTTTCGCCGCTTACGCCCTGGTTTATTTCGCCCATTGCTTCCACTTGGTCCTTCCATGGACCTACTGCAGCGAGGTGGAGGACGCCGATGCCCACGCGTGCGCGCCCCCATCATGGTACATCTCCCAGAACATCAACTTATCCTCACAGGAGTACTTCTACAACGTTGTGGTCGACACCAACGACAAGTCGCATTACTTGTGGTCGTTGGGCTCGATTAAGTGGTGGCTGGTCCTGTCCTTGGCTTTCTCATGGGTTGTTTGCTACATTGCCGTCCTTCGCAGTGTTCGATCGATTgggaaaatttgcattttcattattattttgtcgTACTTTACGCTCCTGACGCTGATTATTGTGGCGCTTCAGTTGAAACAGTTTGGGAAATTTTCGGAGGTTCTTTCCGGGGTTAAGGGGTACGTGTCTTGGTGGAATTTTGAGATGTGGTGTGTGGCCACGATTCAGGTGATTGTTGAGCTGGGCTTGTGTTATGGCATTCCCATAACTTACGCTTCCTTTTGCCATTTTCGGAACAACTACCAAACCGATTCGCTTATTCTGTGCTCGATGAACTATTTGcattctttgatttttttcttcatatttttttcgtttatggTTCGGTATTCGTGCGATACGAAGGATTTTCTTCGCCGATTGCCCGAGAACACGATCGAGATGGTTTACATCATGTATTCGGAAGCTTTTGCTAATTTACCCGGGAGCCAGATTTGGTGCATGATTTTTTTCCTTATGCTGTTTTTTATGCTAATTGGGACACAAATTGCGTTTCTTGAAGCTATCATGACTGCGATTTACGACAATTTCGTTTACTTGTCCAAAGCTCGTCCGTGTATCAATTTTCTGGTTTGTGGCGGTTTGGCTCTGCTGAGTGTTGTGTTCTGTTTCAGCAACGGTTTGTATCAGGCTGTCTTCGTGGGTTCTTTTCCCATTTGGATCACTGTGCTTCCGCTTTCGATTTTATTTGTCGTAgggattttgtttgtttacgGCTTGAATCAGTATTTTCGGGACATGAACTTGATTCAGAAAGATAGAAACAACTTgaagttgaaattttttttgtttgctttgttggctgttttaatttttgctttgtttaTTGTGACAATTGTAAGGCCGGTGAATACGTTGAGTGGTGATCAGAATTATGATTTCACACATGTTGTTATAATGTGGTTTGTTTATGCGGTGTTTATTGGTGTAATTATCGTATTTGCTTTTTTGTGGACTATGCATTGTAGAGTTGCACGGAAGCAGGTGTTCGGTTCGTCGGTTTCTTGGATGAGGTTTTATAATGAGAGGGCTGAGGCTAGAGGACAGTTTAGTTACGAGTATGTGCCTTCGTATGTTTGGGGGTGGAATTCACATTAA
- the LOC103314489 gene encoding sodium-dependent neutral amino acid transporter B(0)AT2 isoform X2, giving the protein MDSEPKNKVVVGVPAKTLSSQGYAICFFPEQPPRKIVDVPAQENEEVFKKTEVKKVEAETIPLGNVKYIRLHWRNRITYVIGFMAFTLSLNNAYHFPMNIYRQRGVLWMWECAPFCCGVGVAMVLACFLVALYHNIFAAYALVYFAHCFHLVLPWTYCSEVEDADAHACAPPSWYISQNINLSSQEYFYNVVVDTNDKSHYLWSLGSIKWWLVLSLAFSWVVCYIAVLRSVRSIGKICIFIIILSYFTLLTLIIVALQLKQFGKFSEVLSGVKGYVSWWNFEMWCVATIQVIVELGLCYGIPITYASFCHFRNNYQTDSLILCSMNYLHSLIFFFIFFSFMVRYSCDTKDFLRRLPENTIEMVYIMYSEAFANLPGSQIWCMIFFLMLFFMLIGTQIAFLEAIMTAIYDNFVYLSKARPCINFLVCGGLALLSVVFCFSNGLYQAVFVGSFPIWITVLPLSILFVVGILFVYGLNQYFRDMNLIQKDRNNLKLKFFLFALLAVLIFALFIVTIVRPVNTLSGDQNYDFTHVVIMWFVYAVFIGVIIVFAFLWTMHCRVARKQVFGSSVSWMRFYNERAEARGQFSYEYVPSYVWGWNSH; this is encoded by the exons ttttttcccAGAGCAGCCTCCAAGG AAAATTGTCGATGTCCCCGCCCAAGAAAACGAggaagtgtttaaaaaaactgaagtaaaaaaagttgaaGCTGAAACTATCCCATTAGGAAAT gTCAAGTACATAAGACTTCACTGGAGGAACCGAATAACCTACGTGATCGGCTTCATGGCCTTCACTCTCTCCCTAAACAACGCCTACCACTTCCCTATGAACATTTACCG CCAACGTGGGGTGCTATGGATGTGGGAATGCGCCCCTTTTTGCTGTGGGGTCGGAGTGGCAATGGTCCTAGCCTGCTTCCTTGTGGCTTTGTACCACAACATTTTCGCCGCTTACGCCCTGGTTTATTTCGCCCATTGCTTCCACTTGGTCCTTCCATGGACCTACTGCAGCGAGGTGGAGGACGCCGATGCCCACGCGTGCGCGCCCCCATCATGGTACATCTCCCAGAACATCAACTTATCCTCACAGGAGTACTTCTACAACGTTGTGGTCGACACCAACGACAAGTCGCATTACTTGTGGTCGTTGGGCTCGATTAAGTGGTGGCTGGTCCTGTCCTTGGCTTTCTCATGGGTTGTTTGCTACATTGCCGTCCTTCGCAGTGTTCGATCGATTgggaaaatttgcattttcattattattttgtcgTACTTTACGCTCCTGACGCTGATTATTGTGGCGCTTCAGTTGAAACAGTTTGGGAAATTTTCGGAGGTTCTTTCCGGGGTTAAGGGGTACGTGTCTTGGTGGAATTTTGAGATGTGGTGTGTGGCCACGATTCAGGTGATTGTTGAGCTGGGCTTGTGTTATGGCATTCCCATAACTTACGCTTCCTTTTGCCATTTTCGGAACAACTACCAAACCGATTCGCTTATTCTGTGCTCGATGAACTATTTGcattctttgatttttttcttcatatttttttcgtttatggTTCGGTATTCGTGCGATACGAAGGATTTTCTTCGCCGATTGCCCGAGAACACGATCGAGATGGTTTACATCATGTATTCGGAAGCTTTTGCTAATTTACCCGGGAGCCAGATTTGGTGCATGATTTTTTTCCTTATGCTGTTTTTTATGCTAATTGGGACACAAATTGCGTTTCTTGAAGCTATCATGACTGCGATTTACGACAATTTCGTTTACTTGTCCAAAGCTCGTCCGTGTATCAATTTTCTGGTTTGTGGCGGTTTGGCTCTGCTGAGTGTTGTGTTCTGTTTCAGCAACGGTTTGTATCAGGCTGTCTTCGTGGGTTCTTTTCCCATTTGGATCACTGTGCTTCCGCTTTCGATTTTATTTGTCGTAgggattttgtttgtttacgGCTTGAATCAGTATTTTCGGGACATGAACTTGATTCAGAAAGATAGAAACAACTTgaagttgaaattttttttgtttgctttgttggctgttttaatttttgctttgtttaTTGTGACAATTGTAAGGCCGGTGAATACGTTGAGTGGTGATCAGAATTATGATTTCACACATGTTGTTATAATGTGGTTTGTTTATGCGGTGTTTATTGGTGTAATTATCGTATTTGCTTTTTTGTGGACTATGCATTGTAGAGTTGCACGGAAGCAGGTGTTCGGTTCGTCGGTTTCTTGGATGAGGTTTTATAATGAGAGGGCTGAGGCTAGAGGACAGTTTAGTTACGAGTATGTGCCTTCGTATGTTTGGGGGTGGAATTCACATTAA
- the LOC135266878 gene encoding sodium-dependent noradrenaline transporter-like has translation MWCVATIQVIVELGLCYGIPITYASFCHFRNNYQTDSLILCSMNYLHSLIFFFIFFSFMVRYSCDTKDFLRRLPENTIEMVYIMYSEAFANLPGSQIWCMIFFLMLFFMLIGTQIAFLEAIMTAIYDNFVYLSKARPCINFLVCGGLALLSVVFCFSNGLYQAVFVGSFPIWITVLPLSILFVVGILFVYGLNQYFRDMNLIQKDRNNLKLKFFLFALLAVLIFALFIVTIVRPANTLSGDQNYDFTHVVIMWFVYAVFIGVIIVFAFLWTMHCRVAQKQVFGSSVSWMRFYNERAEARGQFSYEYVPSYIWGWNSH, from the coding sequence ATGTGGTGTGTGGCCACAATTCAGGTGATTGTGGAGCTGGGCTTGTGTTATGGCATTCCCATAACTTACGCTTCCTTTTGCCATTTTCGAAACAACTACCAAACCGATTCGCTTATTCTGTGCTCGATGAACTATTTGcattctttgatttttttcttcatcttttTTTCGTTTATGGTTCGGTATTCGTGCGATACGAAGGATTTTCTTCGCCGATTGCCAGAGAACACGATCGAGATGGTTTACATCATGTATTCGGAAGCTTTTGCTAATTTACCCGGGAGCCAAATTTGGtgcatgattttttttctaatgctGTTTTTTATGCTAATTGGGACACAAATTGCGTTTCTTGAAGCTATCATGACTGCAATTTACGACAATTTCGTTTACTTGTCTAAAGCTCGTCCGTGTATCAATTTTCTGGTTTGTGGCGGTTTGGCTCTGCTGAGTGTTGTGTTCTGTTTCAGCAACGGTTTGTATCAGGCTGTCTTCGTGGGTTCTTTTCCCATTTGGATCACTGTGCTTCCGCTTTcgattttatttgttgtagggattttgtttgtttacgGCTTGAATCAGTATTTTCGGGACATGAACTTGATTCAGAAAGATAGAAACAACTTgaagttgaaattttttctgtttgcTTTGTTggctgttttaatttttgctttgtttaTTGTGACAATTGTGAGGCCGGCGAATACTTTGAGTGGTGATCAGAATTATGATTTCACACATGTTGTTATAATGTGGTTTGTTTATGCGGTGTTTATTGGTGTAATTATCGTATTTGCTTTTTTGTGGACTATGCATTGTAGAGTTGCACAGAAGCAGGTGTTCGGTTCGTCGGTTTCTTGGATGAGGTTTTATAATGAGAGGGCTGAGGCTAGAGGACAGTTTAGTTACGAGTATGTGCCTTCGTATATTTGGGGGTGGAATTCACATTAA